The genomic window CGAGTGAAGCGATGCAGTCGATGTAGCGGCGACCGGATTCGTCCCAGAGGTAGATGCCGTCCCCGCGGGTGAGTACCAGTGGACCGCCCTGGGCCACGACGTCGTCGATCGGCACATTGCCCATCCAGAGGTGGTCGAGAGCGTGACCGCCGATCCGTTCAGCGGTGGTCATGTTCGGATCGGGACGGGTCATCTGGTGGTCTCCTCAGGCGTCGGATCCGTGCGGCCCGCTACGCCGCAACGAGACGGCTCGCCGCCGCGACGATCCGGGCTGCGTCGGGAATCGCCATGGATTCCAGATTCACGGCATACGGCAGCGGCATCTCAGCCCCACCGATCCGCACGACGGGGGCATCGAGATGATCGAAGGCATACTCCCCGATCGATGCGGCCACCTCGCCGGCGAACCCACCCGTCAATGGGGCCTCCTGAATCACCAGACATCGTCCCGTCTTCTGCACGGAGGTCGCAACCGTGTCGTAGTCGAACGGACGGAGGGTCCGAAGGTCGATGACCTCGGCGTCGACCCCATCGGCGGCAAGAGCCTCGGCGGCTGCAAGCGCTTGCTTGACCATGGCGGACCAAGCGACAAGCGTGATCTGACTTCCTACCCGGCGCACCACAGCCCGACCGAATGGATCACCCGAAGAGGCAGCGTCGAGGTCGGCGATATCGCCGAAGAGGGCCTTGTGTGCGATGACGATGCAGGGGTCATCATGTCTCGTTGCCGCGAGAAGCAGGTGGTAGGCGTCCGGCACCGTCCCGGGCAGCGCGACCGTCAGGCCGGGTATCTGAGCGAACACAGCCTCGAGGGATTGCGAGTGCTGCGCGGCGTTCCCCTTCCCGCCTCCTCCCTGGGTCAGGATCGTCATCGGCGTCTGGAACTGCCCTCCGGTCATGAACCGCGTCTTCGCAGTCTGGTTGATGATCTGGTCCATCCCGACGAGGGTGAAGTCGACGTACATGACCTCGACGATCGGGCGCAAGCCGCACATCGCGGCACCGAGAGCAGCCCCGATGAACGCCGCCTCGGAAATCGGCGTGTCCCGCACGCGCTCGGCGCCGAATTCGTCCTGAAGGCCGGCGGTGATACGGAACACCCCGCCGTAGTGGCCGATGTCCTCGCCCATGAGGAACGTCCTGGGATCGTCGCCCAGCGCCTGCTTGAGCGCGAGCCGCATGGCCGAGACGTAGTTCACGCGTGCCATGCGTCGCCTCCTGTGGATCGAGTCCCTCCGGTCACCGCAACGGGCACGAGCGCGACCGCGGGTTCCCACTCCGGCCGCGGAGCCCGCAGGGCGGCGGCCTCCGCCTCGTCCAACTCTTCTGCCACGTCTCGCTCGACGCGGCCGAGCGTCTCTTCGGTTGCACCCTCCCCGAGCAGACGACGCCGTGCGAGTTCGATCGGGTCGCGGGAGCGCCAGGCTTCGATGTCTTCCGCTGTACGGATCGTTTCGGGGTCACCGTGATAGTGCCCTGAGAACCGATAGGTCTCGAATTCGATGAACGCCGGACCCGCGCCCGCTCGGAGTCGGTGGATCGCCGCCGTGGCGACCTGCCGCACCGCCTCGACATCCATCCCGTCGGCACGCTCACTGTCGATACCGAGACCGCGAGCGCGCTCGGCGATCGTCTCGGTCCGGATCATGTCCCGCGCCGGCGTCATCTCGGAGAACTGGTTGTTCTCGCAGGCGAACAGCACGGGCAGATGCCAGACGGCCGCGAGGTTGAATGCCTCCATCACGGCGCCCTGGTTCACCGCGCCATCGCCGAAGAACGCCACTGCGACGCCGTTGGAACCCGTGAGATGGCGGGCGAGGGCGGCACCGACGGCGATCGGCACGCCTGCGCCCACGATGGCATTCGAACCGAGGTTTCCGACCGACGCGTCGGCAAGGTGAAGCGACCCGCCCAGACCGCCGCAACAGCCGGTGGCTCGCCCGCACATCTCCGCGAGGATCGCGCCGGCCGGGGTGCCCATGGCGAGCGCGTGATGGTGGCCGCGGTAGGTAGCCGTGATGACGTCCTCATCCCCGAGCGTGGAGCAGACCCCCACCGCGACCGCCTCTTGGCCGATGCCGAGGTGAATCGAGCCGCGAATCTCACCTCGGTCGTGAAGACTCCTGCATCGCTCGAGGAACCCGCGGATGAGGGCCATGCGGGCATAGCGTCCGCGCGGCTCCCCGAGAGCCGCGCGGCGTCCGACAGTCATCGCGTGCTCCCTGGTGCATCAGTTGGGCGGCGCGTTGAACCACGCACCACGAGACGGCTGTGGATGACGCGCGTCGTCGGCTCGGTGACCTCGCCACGCAGGGCGCCCAACAGCAAGTCTGCGGCCTCACTGCCGATCTCCTCGACCGAACGGCTCACGACGGTCATGGGCGGGTTGTTGAGGACGAGCGCGTCGATGTCGTCGCAGCCCACGAACGACAGGTCGCTCGGGATGTCCTTGCCTGCCTCTCTGACGGCTTGGAGCACCCCCGTCGAAATCTGGTTGCCCCCAGAGATGATCGCCGTCGGCGGCGTCGTGTCCGCGAAGAGCCGGAGTGCCTCCCTTCGCCCGAATTCGTGTCCGGAGCTCCCGAGGCGCACGGCCGGCTCCGCCGTTGACAGGTGCTGGGCCATGCCCGCCAGGTAGCCGGCCAGCCGCTCGCGCCCGGGACGCACGATCGTGTCCCCGCCGATATAGGCGATTCGGCGGTGACCGAGCTCTGCCAAGTGCGCCACCGCCTCAATGAGACCACGCCGGTGCTCGATAAGCACCCGGTGAGCGCCCGAGACCGGCAGCTCCCGATCGAGCAAGACGATCGGCACCCGCATGGACGAGAGCAATTCGATCAGTCCCGCGTCGGCCTCGTCCGTGCACGAGAGCAGGAATCCATCGACCTGACGGCTCGCCATCGTCTCGATCAAGGACCGCTCCCGTTCGGGTCGACCATCGGAGATGGCGAGCAGCATCGAGTACCCGGCCGCGCCGAAGCGCGCCGCGGCGCCGCGGGCGATGTAGCCAAACAGCGGATTGGCAATGTCCGGGACGAGGAATGCAACGGTGCGCGTAGCCCCAGTTCGAAGGCTGCGCGCGAGCGCGTGCGGCCGATAGCCGACGGCTTCCGCGGCGGCGAGCACTCGCTCGCGAAGCTCGGGACTGGCCGACCCGTTGTTGAGCACCCGTGATGCCGTCGAAAGCGCGACATCGGCGCGGGCAGCCACCTCACGCAACGTCGGTCGGATCGGCAAGTTCGAAACGGTTCCACCACTTTGGGCCGTCATGTCTTGTAGCATAGCGTCGCTGCTGGTGCGTGTCACCACCGATTCAGGCTTGACGCAGCCTTCGCCCATATGCTTCTATGGCGCTCCGATGGAATCGTTTCGATGACGAGGAGTCGGGGCGGTTGGTACGGCCCGGCGTGTGCCGGGGCGTACCACGAGGAGGAGAGTCGATGACAGTGGCATGGTCGAGGCGTCGCCATGGCGGCCGGGTGGCCGCGTTGGCGACTGCCATTGTTCTCGTCGCGAGCGCCTGTTCTGGCGGGGCCGGGACGGCGGCGCCGAGCAGCGCTCCGAGCGGCAGCGGTACTACCGCGTCAAGCGCCGCGGTGGGCACCGCCACGCCCACGCAGGCATCCGCACCCATTACCCTCACGATCTGGAGCCCTGAGAATCGTCCTGACGACGCGACCGCGCATCAGTGGCTGATCCAACAGTTCGAGGCCGCGAACCCAAACATAACGGTCCAGATCACGACCACGTCATGGGACGCCCACTTCGCCAAGATCGACGCAGCGGCGGCGGCCGGCAACCTGCCGGACATCGTCTACACCTGGCAACCGAATACGGCGGCACTGATGGCGAAGGGGATGCTCGCCGACATCACCGACGTCTACAACACCCTTGGCCCCGACAACTTCCCGGCCGGTGAACGCCAGGTCCTGTCCCAGAACGGCAAGATGTACGCGATCCCGTTCATCGGCTACCCGCACGCCCTCTGGTACCGCAAGGATTGGTTCAGCCAGGCCGGGCTCCAGGCTCCGCAGAGCTGGACGGATATCGTCAATGACGCCAAGGCCCTCACGAACAGCAACCACTACGGCATCTGCCTCTTCGACAAGGGCCTCGACGCGTACTACGTCACGGACCTGATGCTCGCGGCGGGTGCCCAGGCGTTCGACGCCCAGGGCAACGTGACGATCAACTCTCCGGCGACGGTCAACGTCCTGAACTTCATCAAGACCATCAACGACCAGCACCTGACCCCGGCAGGCTGGACGGCGATGAACATGGATGACGCGAAGCTGCCCTTCATCGCCGGCAAGTGCGCGATGAAGATCGACTCGGCATCGTTCCTGGGGGCACTCCAGGCGAACAATGCGGACCTGCTGCCCAACGTCGGCGTCGTCCCGATCCCGCTGAACGGCGGCCAGTACGCTGGTTGGGCCGGTACGAGCCAGTACGGGATCACGGCGGCCTCCCCCCATCAGGCAGCGGCGAAGGCGTTCCTGGAGTTCATGTTCCAGGCGCAGAACTACACGGGATTCATCGGGCGTGAGGTGCTCGGGTTCGTGCCTGAGTTCAAGCCCGTCGCCGACGGCACCGACTTCTACAACCAGGGCCGTATCAAGCCGCTCGCGGATATCTACAAGGCCGCGGCCAAAGCTGCCGCCACAGGCTACGCCGGTCCCACCTACGGTGACCCGAGCGTCAGCAAGCAGAACGCCCTCGTCTACAACCAACAGGTCTACTCGGAGATGGGCGCCCGGATCGAACAAGGTCAGAGCCCGCAGAGTGTGGCCGCCTGGGCGGCGACACGCATCGCCGAGCTGCTCAAGGGAGGCTGATCGGGACCGTTCGGCCCCAGTACCCTAGCCCCTGATGTCTGTGCGCCTCGGCGCGCGCACGCGGCCCCGATCACTGCTCGCTCGAATGAGCAGCGACCGGGGCCGTGGCAGCCTCTTCGGCTTTGCGCTCGTCCTCCCGGCCCTCCTCATGTTCCTGGTCTTCGCCGCGCGACCCGTCGTGGAGACCATCGCCACGAGCTTCCTCCGGCGTGACCTCACCCAGCCCGAGCTGGGCACGCCGTTCGTCGGGCTGGCGAACTACGCGCAACTGTTCTCGCTCTCCACGTTCTGGACCACGGTCACCAACACGGTGGTCCTTTCAACGGCCTCCGCCATCGCCCAGATCGTCTTGGGCCTGGGCGTCGCCTTGCTGCTCAACGAGGCCTTCCGCCTGCGCTGGCTTCTCCGCGCAGCCGTCATTCTGCCGTGGGCGATGCCGACGGTCGTTGCGGCGTTCGTGTTCCGCTGGCTCTTCGATGCGTCGTTTGGTCCGGTGAACGCCATCCTCGAGGCGATCGGACTGGTGGCGCAGCCGATCGCGTGGCTCGGGTCGCCCGATACGGCGCTACTCACGGTGATCATTGCCCACGTCTGGAAGGGCATCCCCTTCGTCATCCTCGTGTTCCTTGCTGCCCTCCAGACCGTGCCACGTGAGCTGCACGATGCGGCGCAAGTGGATGGGGCCGGCTACTGGAGCGAGCTGCGCCACATAACCTTGCCGCAGCTCCGCTACATCATCGCGATCACCTTGATCCTGCGGTTCATCTGGACGTTCAACTGGTTCGACTTCACCTACCTGTTGACCGGCGGCGGTCCGGGACAGGCGACGATGACGTTGCCGATCCAGGTGTACATCACCGCGTTCCGCACGTTCCAGCTCGGGCTCTCGAGTGCCTACGCGACGCTGATCGCGGCCGTGCTGATGGTGCTCACCGTGGGTTTCCTGCGCCTCACCATCCGCGAGCAGCACACATGAGGGGCCAGGCCGCGTACGCGCGGACCGCGCTCGGCGTGCTCATCTTCCTGCTCGTCATCTTCCCGATCTACCAGATGGTGCTCCTTTCGTTCCTGCCCCAGCGGGCCATCCTCTCATCGTCGGTCGTGCCCAACCCGTCAGATCTGACGATCGAGAACTACGTTCGCGCGTTCACCAACGGCACCATCTCGCCGACGGTCTACGTCAACAGCGCGATCGTGGGCATGGCCACGACGGTCATTGCCACGAGCATCTCCGTGCTCGGCGGCTACAGCCTGGCGCGCTTCCGGTTCTTCGGCAGCCGGTTCATGGATCGGTTCGTCCTGCTCGCCTACGTCATCCCACCGATCCTGCTCGTCGTGCCTATCTACGTGACGATGGTCAACTGGCACCTGCAGGACACGCTCGTGAGCGTCGTTATCTCGGACACCATGCTGACGGTGCCCTTCGGGATCTGGCTGCTGCGTGGCTTCTTCCGGGACATCCCCGTCGATCTCGACGAGGCCGCCCGGGTGGACGGCGCGTCGCGATTCGACGTCCTGCGTCGCATCGTGCTCCCCGTGTCACTGCCCGGTCTCGCGGCCGTGGCGGTATTCGTCTTCATGGAGTCGTGGAACGAGTTCCTCTTCGCCTCGGTGCTGCTGAGCTCCAAGGCGAACCTGACCTTCCCGGTCGGCCTCTACTCCGTCGCCGGAACCTACGGCGACATCCGGTGGGGCGAAACGATGGCCGCCGCGACGATCGGCGCCGTCCCGATGTTCGTGCTCTTTCTGATCTTCCAACGCTGGTTGGTGGCAGGCCTCACAAGTGGAGCGGTCAAGGGATGACAGACCTTCGCGACGATACCCTCACCTCGCCCGACGGTGAGCGGACAGCCACGACGAGACCCGTGAGCCTGCACGTCGAGGAGGTCGAGGTGATCCCTCTTCGCGTGCCCCTCTCGCGCGTGTTCCAGGGGTCCAAGTACTCCATGGACCACCGCTGCACCCTGGTGGTGCGGGTGATGACTCGTGAGGGCGTGGTCGGACTGTCCTACAACGGCGACGAGCCGAACACGCAGCTGGAGATCGCCCGGATCATCCGCGACGAGCTGCTGCCGCTGATCCGCGGTCAGGAGTTGCCGGCAAACGCACGCCTGTGGGACCTGATGCTCCCGCCGAGCTACGACATCCTGCGGGATCGCCGCCTGGTGATCATGGCGATGGCCGCGCTCGACTCGGCTCTCTGGGATGCGGCCGGGAAGGCCATGGGGATGCCGCTCTGGCGGGTCTGGGGCGGCAGCCGCTCGGCCATTCCAGTGATCGCGATCGGGGGTTACTACAACCAGTCCGACGCTGCCATCGGCGCCGAGATGGAGGACTACCAGCGTCTCGGGATCGCCGGCTGCAAGTTCAAGATCGGGGGCGCAACACCTGCCGAGGATGCCCGTCGAGTCGGCATTGCTCGTGCCGCGGCCGGCGAAGACTTCGTCCTGATGGTCGACGCGAACCAGGCCTACACGGTGTCGGAGGCGCTCGACTTCGCGCGACGTGCCGCTGGACTCAACCTGCGCTGGTTCGAGGAACCCGTTCGCTGGCTCAACGATCGCGTCGACCTGCGCGTCGTCCGCCAAAAGTGCGACATCCCGATCACGGCCGGGCAGAGCGAGTTCACCCGCGCGGGTGTCCGCGACCTGATCGTTTCGGGGTCGATCGACGTCTGCAACTTCGACGCCTCATGGAGCGGTGGACCGACCGAATGGCTCCGGGTTGCCGCGATCGCGCTGGCCTATGGGGTGGAGATGGCCCATCACGAGGAACCGCAGATCGCGGCGCATCTGCTCGCCGGCGTGCCGAACGGCACCTACCTTGAGTGCTTCCACCCCGACCGCGACCCGATCTTCTGGCATCTCCTCGCGAACCGCTCCGGTCCCGCCGACGGCCTGTACCAGATGACTGACGCCCCGGGGCTTGGTCTCGAGCTCGACGAAGCCTTCATCGCCCGTTGGAGGGAGGATCGGTGACCGAAGGCGTCATCGATCGCATCGAGGCGTGGCATTGCCGGATCGCGCTCGACACGCCGATCGTGCTCGGGGATCTCGTCATCGAACACCGCGACTTTGTCGTCGTACGGGTGCGCACATCCGACGGAGTCGAAGGGGCGGCGTACGCATTGTCCCGCGGTGCGCCCGTCGATCTGACCGTCACCGAGGTCCTGGCTCCGCTGCTCCTCGGACGCAGCGCCCTCGATATCCCGCGTCGCATCGAGGACCTGACCCGCGCCGTCGTCGCCCTCGGTCCGACGGGGGTCGTGCTGCGCGCGATCTCACTTCTGGATATCTGTCTCTGGGACATCAAGGGACAAGTCGCCGGCCTGCCCGTATGGCGCCTGCTCGGCGGGTACCGCGAGGCCGCCGAGGTCATGATGGTTGCACCGTACGCGGGACCGCTCGAAGCGGACGCCAAATATGCCGCGCGCCTGGTCGAGCCTGCGGCCCGTGGCTACGCTGCCTTGAAGCTGTA from Chloroflexota bacterium includes these protein-coding regions:
- a CDS encoding LacI family DNA-binding transcriptional regulator; translated protein: MGEGCVKPESVVTRTSSDAMLQDMTAQSGGTVSNLPIRPTLREVAARADVALSTASRVLNNGSASPELRERVLAAAEAVGYRPHALARSLRTGATRTVAFLVPDIANPLFGYIARGAAARFGAAGYSMLLAISDGRPERERSLIETMASRQVDGFLLSCTDEADAGLIELLSSMRVPIVLLDRELPVSGAHRVLIEHRRGLIEAVAHLAELGHRRIAYIGGDTIVRPGRERLAGYLAGMAQHLSTAEPAVRLGSSGHEFGRREALRLFADTTPPTAIISGGNQISTGVLQAVREAGKDIPSDLSFVGCDDIDALVLNNPPMTVVSRSVEEIGSEAADLLLGALRGEVTEPTTRVIHSRLVVRGSTRRPTDAPGSTR
- a CDS encoding carbohydrate ABC transporter permease, with the translated sequence MRGQAAYARTALGVLIFLLVIFPIYQMVLLSFLPQRAILSSSVVPNPSDLTIENYVRAFTNGTISPTVYVNSAIVGMATTVIATSISVLGGYSLARFRFFGSRFMDRFVLLAYVIPPILLVVPIYVTMVNWHLQDTLVSVVISDTMLTVPFGIWLLRGFFRDIPVDLDEAARVDGASRFDVLRRIVLPVSLPGLAAVAVFVFMESWNEFLFASVLLSSKANLTFPVGLYSVAGTYGDIRWGETMAAATIGAVPMFVLFLIFQRWLVAGLTSGAVKG
- a CDS encoding alpha-ketoacid dehydrogenase subunit beta; this encodes MARVNYVSAMRLALKQALGDDPRTFLMGEDIGHYGGVFRITAGLQDEFGAERVRDTPISEAAFIGAALGAAMCGLRPIVEVMYVDFTLVGMDQIINQTAKTRFMTGGQFQTPMTILTQGGGGKGNAAQHSQSLEAVFAQIPGLTVALPGTVPDAYHLLLAATRHDDPCIVIAHKALFGDIADLDAASSGDPFGRAVVRRVGSQITLVAWSAMVKQALAAAEALAADGVDAEVIDLRTLRPFDYDTVATSVQKTGRCLVIQEAPLTGGFAGEVAASIGEYAFDHLDAPVVRIGGAEMPLPYAVNLESMAIPDAARIVAAASRLVAA
- a CDS encoding sugar ABC transporter permease; protein product: MSSDRGRGSLFGFALVLPALLMFLVFAARPVVETIATSFLRRDLTQPELGTPFVGLANYAQLFSLSTFWTTVTNTVVLSTASAIAQIVLGLGVALLLNEAFRLRWLLRAAVILPWAMPTVVAAFVFRWLFDASFGPVNAILEAIGLVAQPIAWLGSPDTALLTVIIAHVWKGIPFVILVFLAALQTVPRELHDAAQVDGAGYWSELRHITLPQLRYIIAITLILRFIWTFNWFDFTYLLTGGGPGQATMTLPIQVYITAFRTFQLGLSSAYATLIAAVLMVLTVGFLRLTIREQHT
- a CDS encoding mandelate racemase/muconate lactonizing enzyme family protein; amino-acid sequence: MHVEEVEVIPLRVPLSRVFQGSKYSMDHRCTLVVRVMTREGVVGLSYNGDEPNTQLEIARIIRDELLPLIRGQELPANARLWDLMLPPSYDILRDRRLVIMAMAALDSALWDAAGKAMGMPLWRVWGGSRSAIPVIAIGGYYNQSDAAIGAEMEDYQRLGIAGCKFKIGGATPAEDARRVGIARAAAGEDFVLMVDANQAYTVSEALDFARRAAGLNLRWFEEPVRWLNDRVDLRVVRQKCDIPITAGQSEFTRAGVRDLIVSGSIDVCNFDASWSGGPTEWLRVAAIALAYGVEMAHHEEPQIAAHLLAGVPNGTYLECFHPDRDPIFWHLLANRSGPADGLYQMTDAPGLGLELDEAFIARWREDR
- a CDS encoding thiamine pyrophosphate-dependent dehydrogenase E1 component subunit alpha, which produces MTVGRRAALGEPRGRYARMALIRGFLERCRSLHDRGEIRGSIHLGIGQEAVAVGVCSTLGDEDVITATYRGHHHALAMGTPAGAILAEMCGRATGCCGGLGGSLHLADASVGNLGSNAIVGAGVPIAVGAALARHLTGSNGVAVAFFGDGAVNQGAVMEAFNLAAVWHLPVLFACENNQFSEMTPARDMIRTETIAERARGLGIDSERADGMDVEAVRQVATAAIHRLRAGAGPAFIEFETYRFSGHYHGDPETIRTAEDIEAWRSRDPIELARRRLLGEGATEETLGRVERDVAEELDEAEAAALRAPRPEWEPAVALVPVAVTGGTRSTGGDAWHA
- a CDS encoding sugar ABC transporter substrate-binding protein, yielding MGTATPTQASAPITLTIWSPENRPDDATAHQWLIQQFEAANPNITVQITTTSWDAHFAKIDAAAAAGNLPDIVYTWQPNTAALMAKGMLADITDVYNTLGPDNFPAGERQVLSQNGKMYAIPFIGYPHALWYRKDWFSQAGLQAPQSWTDIVNDAKALTNSNHYGICLFDKGLDAYYVTDLMLAAGAQAFDAQGNVTINSPATVNVLNFIKTINDQHLTPAGWTAMNMDDAKLPFIAGKCAMKIDSASFLGALQANNADLLPNVGVVPIPLNGGQYAGWAGTSQYGITAASPHQAAAKAFLEFMFQAQNYTGFIGREVLGFVPEFKPVADGTDFYNQGRIKPLADIYKAAAKAAATGYAGPTYGDPSVSKQNALVYNQQVYSEMGARIEQGQSPQSVAAWAATRIAELLKGG